The stretch of DNA taaaagtttatcacaaatgttATGAAAATAGCCGGAAGTGTGATCTCCCAACACGGAACAGAATATTTCTGCGGaaaacaatttctcacaacacctgacctcccggctgacctcacccctcctccgtgtgtgaatcatgaccgcttcaagatctaacagcactagcttgcttccttcagaactggtaggttgattaaacagtcataattataaatgtctaatgagctttgaaagaaaagcgtctggacttctttgagttgcttgaagacgtttcacctctcatccgagaggcttcttcagttctaaggtcaaatggtggagagtcccagatttaaacccagtgggagtttccccccgaagagggaacaaaagacccccttatgatcttctacataaacacattgagggtgggcgagggtcctattcagccagagttttgggTGAGCTcactgtgaagcctggccccaccctatcatgtgaattcctgaggtcagatggccgtgggcgttgaggcatctgggaagggatctcaaaacaggattatagatggcagacagttggtgtcgtaaaccaccgcctctgttcaaagatggttgctcacagtggacataaatggcttcctttactcctctttcaaaccatctgtcctctctgtccaaaatgtgaacgttggcatcctcgaaagagtgacctttgtcctttagattcaaatgaactgctgagtcctgtcccatgGAGgtagctcttctatgttgtgccatgcgcttgtgaagtggctgtttggtttctccgatgtagaggtccgggcattcctcgctgcactgtacagcatacaccacattgttcagttggtgtttaggagttttgtctttcgggtcaaccagtttctgtctgagtgtgttgctggatctgaagtacactggtatgttgtgtttgaaggaaaccctcctgagtttctctgatacaccggctacataggggatgacaaggttgttgcgtctgtctttcttatcctccctcgctggtgtctggtcttcttttctgtgcatttttgctGACTTCTtaaacgcccaattaggatagccacttgttttaagtgattcctttatatgtgtgtgttccttctttttcccttccggcttagagggaatatgttctgcccggtggtgtagggtcttgattactccaagtttgtgttccagagggtgatgtgagtcgaagaggaggtactggtccgtgtgtgtgggcttccggtacacttcagtgttgaggttgccattttcttcaaggtgcacagcgcagtccaggaaaggcaagcagttgtcctttatgttttccctggtgaacttgatgtttttgtccacggcgttgatgtgcgtagtgaaggattccacttcttgtgttttgattttgacccaggtgccatccacatatctgtaccagtggctgggtgctctccctttaaaagagccaagagcctttctttccacttcctccatgtaaaggttagctacaataggtgacacgggggagcccatggcgcagccatgtttttgtctgtagaaACCTTTGTTGTATTTGAAATATGTAGTGGTGAGGCAGAGGTCTAACAGTGTAAAAATCTGATCTGGTGTGAAGTTGGTCCTGTCCTCCAAGGTGCTGTCTTCTTGTAGTCGTTTTCTGACAGTCTCCACTGCCTCCGTAGTGGGTATGCAAGCGAAGAGAGAGACTACGTCAAAGGACACCATGGTTTCATCTGGATCCAGGGTAAGTTTCTGGACCTTGTCAGTGAAGTCGGTGGAGTTCTTGATGTGGTGTGGGGTGTTCCCCACCAGAGGTGCAAGGATAGTAGCAAGGTGTTTCGCGATGTTGTAGGTGACTGAATTTATGCTACTGA from Nothobranchius furzeri strain GRZ-AD chromosome 5, NfurGRZ-RIMD1, whole genome shotgun sequence encodes:
- the LOC107395929 gene encoding uncharacterized protein; this translates as MVNVKFNTAKYQTKLHQDTSLERDKTINRLTYHRLYSGDAIPCNYGLPKIHKEGIPLRPIVSSINSVTYNIAKHLATILAPLVGNTPHHIKNSTDFTDKVQKLTLDPDETMVSFDVVSLFACIPTTEAVETVRKRLQEDSTLEDRTNFTPDQIFTLLDLCLTTTYFKYNKGFYRQKHGCAMGSPVSPIVANLYMEEVERKALGSFKGRAPSHWYRYVDGTWVKIKTQEVESFTTHINAVDKNIKFTRENIKDNCLPFLDCAVHLEENGNLNTEVYRKPTHTDQYLLFDSHHPLEHKLGVIKTLHHRAEHIPSKPEGKKKEHTHIKESLKTSGYPNWAFKKSAKMHRKEDQTPAREDKKDRRNNLVIPYVAGVSEKLRRVSFKHNIPVYFRSSNTLRQKLVDPKDKTPKHQLNNVVYAVQCSEECPDLYIGETKQPLHKRMAQHRRATSMGQDSAVHLNLKDKGHSFEDANVHILDREDRWFERGVKEAIYVHCEQPSLNRGGGLRHQLSAIYNPVLRSLPRCLNAHGHLTSGIHMIGWGQASQ